GCGCGTGTCGCCGCCGCGATCCTCAACGATTCGCAAGTCCGGGACGGCTTGCGGGAGCGCGGCATCGACATCCCCGCCGACTGCTGGTTCGTCGGTGCGCTTCACGACACCACCACGGACGACTTCAAGCTGTTCGATGAGGAGGACGTGCCGGCCGCGCTCGCAGGTGATCTGGCGCGGTTGAAATTGCGGCTGTCCGATGCTGCTCATCTGGCGAGGCTCGAGCGCCGCGCGTTGCTGGGCGTCGGAGATGCGGCGGATGCCGACGCCGCAATCAAGGCGCGTAGCAAGGACTGGTCCCAAGTTCGGCCAGAATGGGGCCTCGCGGGAAACGCCGCATTCATCGCTGCCCCGCGCAGAATCACGCGCGGTCTCGACCTGTCCGGCCGCGCCTTCCTGCACTCTTATATCCACGAGCAGGATCGAGATCATCAGGTGCTGGAGCTGATCATGACCGCCCCGATGGCGGTCGCAAGCTGGATTAATCTGCAGTACTACGGCTCGACCGTTAACAACGCGGCGTTCGGCAGCGGCAACAAGGTGCTTCACAACATCGTCGGCCAGCTCGGCGTGCTCGAAGGCAACGCCGGGGACCTGCGATTCGGATTGCCATGGCAGTCGGTGCATGACGGCACGCGCTTTGTCCATGAGCCGGTACGCTTGAACGTCTTCATCGCCGCTCCCGAAACTGCAATGGACGATGTCCTGCGTCGGCACACAGGCATCTGCGATCTCGTTAACAATGGCTGGATCATGCTGCACTCGCTCGGCGAGCATGGATCGCTCATCCGCCGCTGCGTGCGGCCGGGAATTTGGGTTGCTTCATCTTTTGAATAGGGATCGCGGCTGCATGCCGCCAACCAATATCAATCGCTTTCCCAACCTTGAGGTCTTGAGCGTGAAGGATCGTAAGGAAGTCTGCACGACACAATCGCGTCCTAAGCAGGAGCCCCAGTGCGCCGGTTGCGGTACCAAGACTCGTTTCATCACATCTATTCTCGACGTCAGTAGAGATCGTTTCGTGATGATCTTCCGATGCGATAACTGCCGCAAAGAGGTCTGGGAATGAACCGTCGTTTTCGATGAGGAGGTTGGACCGTTACTATCTCTGAGCGCGGCATCGCGCTCGCCCACCGGTTGGTGCGTGCCTGATCGCTCGCGTGCCCCTCGACGTCGAGGTGGTCCGGCTCTCAGGTGGATTGATCTCCTGGCCGCATTGTCGCGGCATTTGATTTTTTGCGATCGGCAGCCGATTTAGCGCGGCGTTCGATGAAATCCTTTCGCAACTGCCGCAAACGCTTTCGGTCCTCCAATTCTGTGAGAGCTTTCTGTGCTAGTCTGACAACCGTTGCGGGGCCAAAATGGACCTCCGCAGCTGTCAGCATAGACACTGGACCGCAGGGTTCAGAATTCGCGCGAGCGCGGAGCCTCGCGGAGGCCGGTGATCGCGAAAAAAGCGCGCGAAGAGCCAAGCAAGAGCGAAAAAGGGGACTTCGAAAAGCAATCACGACTTGAAGCTGACGATTTCTGCGCCTTCACTCGCGACAATTGCGTCGAGCGACATGGGCATCTATCTCGCAGTCGGCGTCATGCAATTATCGAAACAGTTGGACGAGATCTTCCTGTTTTCAGGCGACGGAGGGTACAGTTCGCTGGTCAGGGCCGTCCAACGGCGTGGCGTTCGCGTGACGGTTGTTTCGAGTCTTTCGAGTCCGCCAGCAATAATTGCAGATGAACTGAGACGGCAGGCTGATGACTTTATTGATCTGGCCGGACTGCAATCAAGAATTGAACGTCATTCCGGGCGGATGGGCGATGCGGGTGAGCCGAATTGAACGTATAGGCGCAGCTCGGTGCGGGGCGTCCTCGCTTCCAGAAAGGGGTGACACAGACGGGTTTTTCTAACTGCGACATAGGGCAGATCACTCGTGGCGACAGGTCAGATGGTGCTTCGAGAGCCCGCGAGGACGCTTTGCGGGTAGGTGCGGAAGTGCCAGCGACCCGGTCGTCGGCAATTCTAAGGCGAGAAAGTGAAGGCCTTCCGAGCTATTGAACCGGTTAGCTCAGCCGTCGGACTCTTCCGGTCGCGGAGCGGCCCCCACGTGCCATTGGTTCAGGTGACATTCCCGCTGGCCGGTTTCGCATCTGGAACTTATGTGCCTTTTAGCACTTAGCAGTTGCCGCATTGGTGCGGCGGAGGTGGGATTATGCACAGCGCGGTACTATTAATCCTAGTGGTAGAAAACGATTCTCTGATCCAAGACCTTGTCGACGCCGCGCTTGCCGAGGGCGGATTTGAAAATGAGATCGTTGCATCTGGTGAAAAGGCAGTAGCACTGCTTCAAGGCGCGCCCACGAAGTATCGAGCGCTCTTGACCGACATTAACTTGAAGGGCCAGCTGACGGGCTGGGACGTTGCCAAACGGGCCAGGGAGCTCAATCCGGAGATGCCGGTAATTTACATGACCGGAGCTGCGGCGGATGAGTGGCCCTCGCATGGCGTGCCCAATAGCATTCTTCTTAGCAAGCCATTTGCGCCTGCCCAAGTCGTGACGGCTGTCTCTCAATTGATCAACCAGACGCCGCCGCCGAAAGACTAGGCCGCCTCAGTTTATCGAACCTTTCATTCAACCAACGCTAATTTCCCCTTCTGTCCCTTCGCATGATTTAGCTGCGCTGCAGAATTGCTCTATCGCTGCATAGCGAATGCTGGCGAGCCGCCCGCCCGGCGGGTTCATGCGTTCAAGGCTCAGATGTCGTTGAATTCAGCAGCTCGCCGATAGGGTCTATCTCGATTTTCTTGTGCCGATTGGACCGACACGGAATTCCTTGCGACAGTTGTCGCGGTCTTCAAAGAATTGCCGGCCGGATGCATTGCCAGCCTTATCTTCTCAAA
The genomic region above belongs to Bradyrhizobium sp. CCBAU 53338 and contains:
- a CDS encoding response regulator, with the protein product MHSAVLLILVVENDSLIQDLVDAALAEGGFENEIVASGEKAVALLQGAPTKYRALLTDINLKGQLTGWDVAKRARELNPEMPVIYMTGAAADEWPSHGVPNSILLSKPFAPAQVVTAVSQLINQTPPPKD
- a CDS encoding NYN domain-containing protein; this translates as MKLTISAPSLATIASSDMGIYLAVGVMQLSKQLDEIFLFSGDGGYSSLVRAVQRRGVRVTVVSSLSSPPAIIADELRRQADDFIDLAGLQSRIERHSGRMGDAGEPN